In Pseudomonas sp. ADAK18, a single window of DNA contains:
- a CDS encoding YbaN family protein: MTRPTLSRSKTARLLFGLLAYVSLGIGLIAIVVPGLPTTEFILLAAWAATKSSPRLSAWLENHRLFGPILSNWRNGKIIARRAKISATVSMLLCAGLMLVMLEHGWPIYLAIAGMSLGNLWIWSRPEALAPIS; encoded by the coding sequence ATGACTCGACCTACCCTTTCACGCTCGAAAACCGCGCGCCTGCTGTTCGGCCTGCTGGCCTATGTCAGTCTGGGTATCGGCTTGATCGCGATTGTCGTACCGGGCCTGCCCACCACCGAATTCATCCTGCTGGCCGCCTGGGCCGCCACCAAGAGTTCGCCGCGCTTGAGCGCCTGGCTGGAAAACCACCGGTTATTCGGGCCGATCCTGTCCAACTGGCGCAACGGCAAAATCATCGCCCGCCGAGCCAAGATCAGCGCCACCGTGAGCATGCTGCTCTGCGCCGGCTTGATGCTGGTGATGCTGGAACATGGCTGGCCCATCTACCTGGCCATTGCTGGGATGAGCCTGGGCAACCTGTGGATCTGGTCACGGCCTGAGGCGTTGGCGCCTATCTCCTGA
- a CDS encoding nitroreductase family protein encodes MQALDALLNRVSVPRLLEPAPTAEQREVLFAAAMRAPDHGQLRPWRFLTVEGAAREQMGTLLAEAARLQDCDAPQAVIDKALAGPLRAPLVVVVIARLQEHFKIPKSEQRLAAACAAHGILLAAYAQGIGAVWRTGELSYSAHVAKGLGLTAGEEVIGFLYLGTPQNPPRTASKEDLTPFVSAWTGL; translated from the coding sequence ATGCAGGCTCTCGACGCTTTGCTCAACCGTGTTTCCGTGCCGCGACTGCTGGAACCGGCCCCTACCGCCGAGCAGCGCGAGGTGTTGTTCGCGGCAGCCATGCGTGCGCCCGACCACGGCCAACTGCGGCCTTGGCGCTTTTTGACGGTGGAAGGTGCGGCCCGCGAACAGATGGGCACGTTGCTGGCTGAAGCGGCTCGTTTGCAAGATTGCGACGCTCCTCAGGCCGTGATTGACAAGGCACTGGCAGGCCCATTGCGTGCGCCGTTGGTCGTGGTGGTGATTGCCCGACTGCAGGAGCACTTCAAGATACCCAAGTCCGAACAGCGCCTGGCAGCGGCCTGTGCTGCCCACGGCATTCTGCTGGCGGCCTACGCCCAGGGGATCGGTGCGGTGTGGCGCACTGGTGAGCTGTCCTACTCGGCCCACGTCGCCAAAGGCCTGGGGCTGACCGCTGGTGAGGAAGTGATTGGCTTCCTCTATTTGGGCACCCCACAGAACCCGCCGCGGACGGCGTCGAAGGAAGACCTGACACCGTTTGTCAGCGCCTGGACCGGTCTGTAA
- a CDS encoding DUF1513 domain-containing protein, with protein MLRRQALAIGSVLLSAITLGGWTLFKQKGKSPLLLSARDDGDGKHYAVGYHLDGKPVFATQVGQRCHDIINHPTLPIALFVARRPGTESYLIDLRDGALLQTITSQANRHFYGHAVIHKSGDWLYATENDTSDPGRGLLGVYKFEGERLVHSGELSTHGIGPHQVSWMPDGETLVVANGGIRTEAESRVEMNLNAMEPSLVLMQRDGTLLSKETLAQQMNSVRHMGIASDGTILAGQQFMGPSHERSELLAIKRPGQPFVPFPVADEQLQAMGHYTASVAVHSELRLVALTAPRGNRFFIWDMDSGELRLDGPLPDCAGVGAVADGFVVTSGQGRCRFYDCRQSPLVAKPLELPAGLWDNHLHLI; from the coding sequence ATGCTCAGGCGACAGGCTTTGGCCATCGGCAGCGTGCTGCTCAGTGCAATCACGCTGGGTGGCTGGACGCTGTTCAAGCAGAAGGGTAAAAGCCCGCTGCTGCTCTCGGCGCGCGATGACGGTGATGGCAAGCACTACGCCGTGGGCTACCACCTGGACGGCAAACCAGTGTTTGCCACCCAGGTCGGCCAGCGTTGCCACGACATCATCAACCACCCGACGCTGCCGATTGCGCTGTTTGTCGCCCGTCGGCCGGGTACCGAGAGCTACCTGATCGATTTGCGCGACGGTGCGCTCCTGCAAACCATCACCTCCCAAGCCAATCGCCACTTCTATGGCCACGCGGTCATTCACAAAAGCGGCGACTGGCTGTACGCCACGGAAAACGACACCTCCGATCCCGGCCGCGGCTTGCTCGGCGTGTACAAATTCGAAGGCGAGCGGCTGGTGCACAGCGGCGAGCTTTCCACCCATGGCATCGGCCCGCATCAGGTGTCATGGATGCCTGACGGTGAAACCCTGGTGGTGGCCAATGGCGGCATCCGCACCGAAGCTGAAAGCCGGGTCGAGATGAACCTCAACGCCATGGAACCGAGCCTGGTGCTGATGCAGCGTGACGGCACCCTGTTGAGCAAGGAAACCCTGGCCCAGCAGATGAACAGCGTACGGCATATGGGGATTGCCAGTGACGGCACCATCCTCGCCGGACAGCAGTTCATGGGGCCGTCCCATGAGCGTTCAGAGTTACTGGCGATCAAGCGGCCGGGGCAACCTTTCGTGCCGTTTCCGGTGGCCGACGAGCAGTTGCAGGCCATGGGGCATTACACCGCCAGCGTCGCGGTGCACAGCGAATTGCGCCTCGTGGCCCTGACGGCACCACGGGGCAATCGGTTCTTTATCTGGGACATGGACAGTGGCGAGTTGCGCCTGGATGGCCCGTTGCCAGACTGTGCTGGCGTAGGCGCAGTAGCCGACGGATTTGTGGTGACCTCCGGCCAGGGTCGTTGCCGGTTCTACGATTGCCGACAGTCGCCGCTGGTGGCAAAGCCTCTGGAGTTGCCAGCGGGCCTGTGGGACAACCATCTGCACCTGATCTGA
- a CDS encoding methyl-accepting chemotaxis protein, with protein sequence MFDSLSIRLKIVLLSGLCLLGVIALIVSMNIYQANQNDELISASSSRMLTASVENLLQAKAAEQAVQVQKTFGESLLVVTALADQIKDLRTLARKQSLPAGALREELNQNLKTAFERNSKVLGIWLSFEPNGLDGQDSDFVNDKVRGSNEAGRFSSYWSRAGGQGLNTVIVEDDLTKTTLNLSGTPYNIWYTCPRDTQRTCLLDPYADEVAGKSMLMTTISLPLLADGKVIGVVGIDLALDSLQAAANAAQQELFDGAGIMEILSGTGLIASYSGQPEMVGKNLVDTLGSEGREIVQLLASDTHKVREQDDMIRAVYPVKPIADAKSWGVVIKLPKQVLLADSVKLQGVLDQAQASGTLKALLVGAAAGLVGLLLIWLTATGVTRPINSVAAMLKEIASGDGDLTQRLTYSKKDELGELVNWFNRFLDKLQPTIAQIKQSITEARGTADQSSEIARQTSEGMQVQFREIDQVATASNEMSATAHDVANSASNAASAARGADQSAREGLSIIERSTRDITTLAEEVSKAVTEVEALAVNSEQIGSVLEVIRSIAEQTNLLALNAAIEAARAGESGRGFAVVADEVRNLAKRTQDSVEEIRLVIERIQGATRGVVATMHSSQSQAQNNAGQIQQAVQALGKISDAVTVISDMNLQIASAAEQQSAVAEEVNRNVSAIRTVTETLTSQATESAAISSQLNALASQQMKLMDQFRV encoded by the coding sequence ATGTTCGACTCCCTTTCCATCCGCTTGAAAATCGTGCTGCTGTCCGGTCTTTGCCTGTTGGGGGTGATCGCGCTGATTGTCAGCATGAATATTTATCAGGCCAATCAGAACGACGAACTGATCAGTGCATCGAGCTCGCGAATGCTCACCGCCAGTGTGGAAAACCTGCTCCAGGCGAAAGCCGCCGAACAAGCGGTACAGGTGCAGAAAACCTTCGGTGAAAGCCTGTTGGTCGTCACCGCCCTTGCCGACCAGATCAAAGACCTGCGCACCCTCGCTCGCAAACAGTCACTGCCCGCTGGCGCCCTGCGTGAAGAACTCAACCAGAACCTGAAGACTGCCTTCGAGCGCAACAGCAAGGTGCTGGGCATCTGGCTGTCGTTTGAACCCAACGGCCTGGATGGCCAGGACAGCGACTTCGTCAATGACAAGGTTCGCGGCTCCAACGAAGCCGGACGTTTTTCCAGTTACTGGAGCCGCGCTGGCGGCCAGGGACTGAACACGGTGATCGTCGAAGACGACCTGACCAAAACCACCCTTAACCTCAGCGGTACGCCCTACAACATCTGGTACACCTGCCCACGAGATACCCAACGCACCTGCCTGCTGGACCCTTACGCCGACGAAGTGGCCGGCAAATCGATGCTGATGACCACCATCTCCCTGCCACTGCTGGCAGACGGCAAGGTGATCGGCGTGGTCGGTATCGACCTCGCCCTCGATTCCCTGCAAGCGGCAGCCAACGCGGCGCAACAAGAGCTGTTCGACGGCGCCGGGATCATGGAAATTCTCTCCGGCACCGGGCTGATCGCCAGCTACAGCGGCCAGCCGGAGATGGTCGGCAAGAACCTCGTCGATACCCTCGGCAGTGAAGGCAGAGAAATCGTGCAACTGCTGGCCAGTGACACCCACAAGGTTCGCGAGCAAGACGACATGATCCGCGCCGTGTACCCGGTCAAGCCGATTGCCGATGCCAAATCCTGGGGCGTGGTGATCAAACTGCCCAAGCAAGTGTTGCTGGCCGATTCGGTCAAGCTGCAAGGCGTGCTCGACCAGGCCCAGGCCAGTGGCACCCTGAAAGCCTTGCTGGTCGGTGCTGCCGCCGGCCTGGTCGGTTTGTTGCTGATCTGGCTGACCGCCACCGGTGTGACCCGGCCGATCAACAGCGTGGCCGCCATGCTCAAGGAAATCGCCAGCGGGGACGGCGACCTCACCCAACGCCTGACCTACAGCAAAAAAGACGAGCTGGGGGAACTGGTGAACTGGTTCAACCGCTTCCTCGACAAGCTGCAACCGACCATCGCCCAGATCAAGCAGAGCATCACCGAGGCGCGCGGCACCGCTGACCAATCTTCGGAAATCGCCCGCCAGACCAGCGAAGGCATGCAAGTGCAGTTCCGCGAAATCGATCAGGTGGCCACCGCCTCCAATGAAATGAGCGCCACCGCCCACGACGTGGCCAACAGTGCGTCCAACGCCGCCAGTGCCGCCCGCGGCGCCGATCAATCGGCCCGCGAAGGCCTGTCGATCATCGAACGCAGTACGCGGGACATCACCACCCTGGCCGAGGAAGTCAGCAAAGCCGTGACAGAAGTCGAAGCCCTGGCGGTCAACAGTGAGCAGATCGGTTCGGTGCTGGAAGTCATCCGCAGCATCGCCGAGCAAACCAACCTGCTGGCATTGAATGCGGCGATTGAGGCGGCCCGGGCCGGGGAAAGTGGCCGGGGCTTTGCGGTGGTGGCCGACGAGGTTCGCAACCTGGCCAAGCGCACCCAGGATTCCGTGGAAGAGATTCGCCTGGTGATCGAACGCATCCAGGGCGCCACCCGTGGCGTGGTGGCAACCATGCATTCAAGCCAGAGCCAGGCGCAGAACAACGCAGGGCAGATTCAACAGGCGGTGCAGGCCTTGGGCAAGATCAGCGACGCGGTGACGGTAATCAGCGACATGAACCTGCAAATCGCCAGCGCCGCCGAACAACAGAGCGCCGTGGCCGAAGAGGTCAACCGCAACGTCTCGGCGATCCGCACCGTGACCGAAACCCTGACCAGCCAGGCCACCGAGTCGGCGGCCATCAGCAGTCAACTCAATGCGCTGGCCAGCCAGCAGATGAAGCTGATGGATCAGTTTCGGGTGTGA
- a CDS encoding imelysin family protein: MFRPKLLFTSLAALALGACSPQDPQAVTSAAIAKQVILPTYSRWVDADRQLAVSALAYCQGKETLETARADFLHAQKAWAELQPLLIGPLAEGNRSWQVQFWPDKKNLVGRQVEQLVIAQPQIDAAALAKSSVVVQGLSAYEYILYDAKVDLADAEQKARYCPLLMAIGERQKVLAEEILSRWNTTDGMLAQMTKFPNQRYADSHEAIADLLRVQVTALDTLKKKLGTPMGRQSKGIPQPFQADAWRSQSSLQSLEASLAAAQTVWVGVDNKGLRGLLPADQKPLADKIDAAYAASLKLFASNQRSLNELLADDAGRQQLNDLYDSLNVVHRLHEGELAKALGIQLGFNANDGD; the protein is encoded by the coding sequence ATGTTCCGTCCCAAGTTGTTGTTCACCAGCCTGGCCGCTCTCGCGCTCGGCGCCTGTTCGCCCCAGGACCCGCAAGCGGTGACCTCGGCGGCCATCGCCAAACAAGTGATCCTGCCGACCTACAGCCGCTGGGTCGACGCCGACCGCCAGTTGGCCGTCAGCGCCCTGGCGTACTGCCAAGGCAAGGAAACCCTGGAGACCGCCCGCGCTGATTTCCTGCATGCGCAAAAGGCCTGGGCCGAGTTGCAACCACTGCTGATCGGCCCACTGGCTGAAGGCAACCGGTCGTGGCAGGTACAGTTCTGGCCGGACAAGAAAAACCTGGTGGGGCGTCAGGTCGAGCAACTGGTCATTGCTCAGCCTCAGATCGATGCCGCCGCGCTCGCCAAGTCCAGCGTCGTGGTGCAGGGCCTGTCCGCCTACGAATACATCCTGTATGACGCCAAGGTCGACCTGGCTGATGCCGAGCAGAAAGCCCGTTACTGTCCATTGCTGATGGCCATTGGCGAACGGCAGAAAGTCCTCGCCGAGGAGATCCTGTCGCGCTGGAACACCACCGACGGCATGCTCGCGCAGATGACCAAGTTTCCGAACCAGCGCTACGCTGATTCCCACGAAGCCATCGCCGACCTGCTGCGCGTCCAGGTGACCGCCCTCGACACCCTGAAGAAAAAACTCGGCACCCCGATGGGCCGCCAGAGCAAGGGTATCCCTCAGCCGTTCCAGGCCGATGCCTGGCGCAGCCAGTCGTCCCTGCAGAGCCTGGAAGCCAGCCTTGCGGCGGCCCAGACCGTGTGGGTCGGCGTCGACAACAAGGGCCTGCGCGGCCTGCTGCCAGCCGATCAGAAGCCACTGGCCGACAAGATCGATGCCGCTTATGCAGCGTCCCTGAAACTGTTCGCCAGCAACCAGCGTTCGCTGAATGAATTGCTGGCCGATGACGCCGGACGCCAGCAACTCAACGATCTCTATGACAGCCTCAACGTGGTTCACCGCCTGCACGAAGGCGAGCTGGCCAAGGCGCTGGGCATCCAACTGGGCTTTAACGCCAACGACGGTGACTGA
- a CDS encoding di-heme oxidoredictase family protein: MRCTLPLRLSACLMALCLSACDDAPRFTKAEPGEARSGGGTTVRKTDQNAFSLPSANLAPTRRLDFSVGNSFFRSPWVIAPSTTTARDGLGPLFNTNACQNCHIKDGRGHPPLPDAPNAVSMLVRLSIPDAPPYAKVIEQMGIVPEPVYGGQLQDMAVPGVAPEGKVRVDYTPVNVGFKDGTAVELRKPTLQITQLGYGPMHPDTRFSARVAPPMIGLGLLEAISDADILKNAATQPDKNGVIGRPNWVWDDAQQKTVLGRFGWKAGQPNLNQQNVHAFSGDMGLTTSLRPFDDCTDAQVACKQAPNGNGPDGEPEVSDNILRLVLFYIRNLAVPARRDVNAEQVLAGKNLFFQAGCQSCHTPTFTTAQNTAEPELANQVIRPYSDLLLHDMGEGLADHRTEFQASGRDWRTPPLWGIGLTQAVSGHTQFLHDGRARNLMEAVLWHGGEAQAAQQHVLSFNAEQRAALLAFLNSL; encoded by the coding sequence ATGCGCTGTACGCTACCCCTTCGTCTATCTGCATGCTTGATGGCCCTGTGCCTGAGTGCGTGTGATGACGCGCCACGCTTTACCAAGGCTGAGCCGGGTGAAGCGCGGAGCGGCGGCGGTACGACGGTGAGAAAGACCGACCAGAACGCATTCTCCCTGCCATCAGCCAACCTGGCACCCACCCGGCGCCTGGACTTCAGCGTCGGCAACAGCTTCTTCCGCAGCCCCTGGGTGATCGCACCGTCTACCACCACCGCCCGGGACGGCCTGGGGCCGCTGTTCAATACCAACGCCTGCCAGAACTGCCATATCAAGGATGGCCGTGGCCATCCGCCGCTACCTGACGCGCCCAACGCCGTGTCGATGCTGGTGCGCCTGTCGATTCCTGATGCACCGCCCTACGCTAAGGTCATCGAGCAAATGGGGATTGTTCCCGAGCCGGTCTACGGCGGCCAATTGCAGGACATGGCGGTGCCCGGCGTCGCTCCGGAAGGCAAAGTGCGGGTCGACTACACGCCGGTGAACGTGGGCTTTAAGGACGGCACCGCAGTCGAACTGCGTAAACCGACGCTGCAGATCACCCAACTCGGCTATGGGCCAATGCACCCCGACACACGCTTCTCCGCCCGCGTGGCTCCGCCGATGATCGGCCTGGGTTTGCTCGAAGCCATCTCCGACGCCGACATCCTGAAAAACGCAGCCACCCAGCCGGATAAAAACGGCGTGATTGGCCGACCAAACTGGGTCTGGGACGACGCCCAGCAAAAAACTGTCCTCGGCCGATTTGGCTGGAAAGCCGGGCAACCGAACCTCAATCAACAAAATGTTCACGCGTTTTCTGGTGATATGGGCCTGACCACTAGCCTGAGACCGTTCGATGACTGCACCGATGCCCAAGTGGCCTGCAAACAGGCGCCTAACGGCAATGGTCCCGATGGCGAACCGGAAGTCAGCGATAACATCCTGCGCCTGGTGCTGTTCTACATCCGTAACCTGGCGGTACCGGCCCGTCGTGACGTCAACGCCGAGCAGGTGCTGGCCGGGAAAAACCTGTTCTTCCAGGCGGGTTGCCAGTCGTGCCACACGCCAACATTCACCACCGCGCAAAATACCGCCGAACCCGAATTGGCCAATCAAGTGATTCGCCCCTACAGCGATTTGCTGCTGCATGACATGGGCGAAGGCCTGGCTGATCACCGTACCGAATTCCAGGCCAGTGGCCGCGACTGGCGCACGCCGCCGTTGTGGGGCATTGGCCTGACGCAAGCCGTCAGTGGCCATACCCAGTTTTTACATGACGGCCGCGCCCGCAATCTGATGGAGGCCGTGCTGTGGCACGGCGGTGAAGCCCAGGCGGCGCAGCAACATGTGTTGTCTTTTAATGCCGAGCAGCGCGCCGCATTGCTGGCATTCCTGAATTCTCTATAA
- a CDS encoding TonB-dependent receptor translates to MSSRFNRSSSPARRHGLSLLTAAILLAGSQVAPVMAATGTEPATRSHGNYSFSIEQQSLVSALNAFTSVTGWQVGLPAELAQGVSSPGARGSLTPEKALDRLLVGTNLSYRKLGNNNIVLEKRATGSTLNLQQVTISATRQEQDVTSVPSTVTVHDREELDRQNVNNIRELVRYEPGVSVSGTGSRSGNAGYNIRGIDGDRILTQVDGVEVPDNFFNGPYAKTRRNYVDPEIVKRVEILRGPASVLYGSSAIGGAVSYFTLDPDDIIKPGQDFGARLKTGYSSADESWLTSGTVAGRVQDFDGLLHLSQRNGHETESYDGNNANGLARTGANPEDARTTNVLAKLGWNYGDDNRLGLTYEKYKDDRDINQKSAVGGPFNAGQGFNFYRGRKGNDTITRERFGIENSFSLDSPIADHIKTSLNYQIAKTDQTTQEIYQPSRKVLRTRDTLYEEKQWVFDAQLDKAFNIGQTDHLLTYGTTLKQQKVTGSREGGATCLAVGAGCTAIGAPSPSASDSVKKSSDFPDPTINSYSLFAQDQISWNDWTFLPGVRYDYVQLKPKLTQEFLNTVNPNGTDPVSDEKKTWHRVSPKFGLTYALTEQYTWFGQYAEGFRTPSAKALYGRFENLDVGYVVEPNSGLKPETSKSYETGLRGNFESGNFDVAVFYNKYRDFINEDASVPGATVEAFQANNIKHATIKGVEVKGRLNLDALGAPHGLYTQGSIAYAHGRNDDTGEPLNSVNPLKGVFGLGYEQEQYGALVSWTLVKKQDRVDNTTFFAPDGNKTNGPFKTPGFGVVDLTGFYKVTDEVTINGGLYNLTDKKYWNWDDVRSYDGVGEAGVTSPASLDRLTQPGRNFAINLIWDI, encoded by the coding sequence ATGTCCTCTCGTTTCAATCGGTCCTCTTCCCCCGCTCGTCGCCACGGCTTATCCCTGTTGACTGCCGCCATCTTGCTGGCGGGGAGCCAGGTCGCACCGGTCATGGCCGCCACCGGCACCGAGCCTGCCACTCGCAGCCATGGCAACTACAGCTTCAGCATCGAGCAGCAATCCCTGGTTTCGGCACTCAATGCCTTTACCTCGGTGACTGGCTGGCAAGTCGGCCTGCCCGCGGAGTTGGCCCAGGGTGTTTCCTCCCCAGGCGCACGCGGCTCGCTGACACCGGAAAAAGCCCTGGATCGGCTGTTGGTGGGGACCAACCTGAGCTATCGCAAACTGGGCAATAACAACATCGTCCTGGAAAAACGCGCCACCGGCAGCACCCTCAACCTGCAACAAGTGACCATCAGCGCCACCCGCCAGGAGCAGGACGTGACCAGCGTGCCCAGCACTGTCACCGTGCATGACCGTGAAGAGCTGGACCGCCAGAACGTAAACAACATCCGTGAGCTGGTACGTTACGAGCCCGGTGTTTCGGTGAGTGGCACCGGCAGCCGCTCGGGCAACGCCGGCTACAACATTCGCGGTATCGACGGCGACCGCATCCTGACCCAGGTGGACGGCGTCGAAGTGCCGGACAACTTCTTCAACGGCCCCTACGCCAAGACCCGCCGTAACTATGTCGACCCGGAAATCGTCAAGCGCGTGGAGATCCTGCGCGGGCCAGCCTCGGTGCTGTACGGCAGCAGTGCCATCGGCGGCGCAGTGAGCTACTTCACCCTCGACCCCGACGACATCATCAAGCCCGGCCAGGACTTCGGCGCACGCCTCAAGACCGGCTACAGCTCCGCCGACGAAAGCTGGCTGACCTCCGGCACCGTCGCTGGCCGTGTCCAGGACTTCGACGGTTTGCTGCACCTGAGCCAGCGCAATGGCCATGAAACCGAGTCCTACGATGGCAACAATGCCAACGGCCTGGCCCGCACCGGCGCCAACCCGGAAGATGCGCGCACCACCAACGTACTGGCCAAGTTGGGCTGGAACTATGGCGACGACAACCGCCTGGGCCTGACCTACGAGAAGTACAAGGACGACCGAGACATCAATCAGAAAAGTGCGGTGGGCGGTCCCTTCAACGCCGGGCAAGGCTTCAACTTCTATCGCGGGCGCAAGGGTAACGACACCATCACCCGCGAGCGCTTCGGTATAGAAAACAGCTTCAGCCTCGACTCGCCGATTGCCGATCACATCAAGACCAGCCTCAACTACCAGATCGCCAAGACCGACCAGACCACCCAGGAAATCTACCAGCCGTCCCGTAAGGTATTGCGCACCCGCGATACCCTTTACGAAGAAAAGCAGTGGGTATTCGATGCACAGTTGGACAAGGCTTTCAACATCGGCCAAACCGACCACCTGCTGACCTACGGCACCACGCTCAAGCAGCAGAAAGTCACCGGTTCCCGCGAAGGCGGCGCCACTTGCCTGGCCGTGGGCGCAGGCTGCACCGCTATCGGCGCGCCGAGCCCGTCCGCCTCCGACAGCGTCAAGAAGTCCAGCGACTTCCCGGACCCGACCATCAACAGCTACAGCCTGTTTGCCCAGGACCAGATCAGTTGGAATGACTGGACCTTCCTGCCCGGCGTGCGCTACGACTACGTGCAACTCAAGCCCAAGCTGACCCAGGAGTTCCTCAATACCGTCAACCCGAACGGCACCGATCCTGTCAGCGACGAGAAGAAAACCTGGCACCGCGTATCGCCCAAGTTCGGCCTGACCTACGCGTTGACCGAGCAATACACCTGGTTCGGCCAGTACGCCGAAGGCTTCCGCACCCCGTCGGCCAAGGCCTTGTATGGTCGCTTTGAAAACCTCGACGTGGGCTACGTTGTCGAGCCCAACTCCGGCCTGAAACCGGAAACCAGCAAAAGCTACGAAACCGGCCTACGCGGCAACTTCGAGTCCGGTAACTTCGATGTAGCGGTGTTCTATAACAAGTACCGCGACTTCATCAACGAAGACGCCTCTGTTCCGGGCGCTACCGTTGAAGCCTTCCAGGCCAACAACATCAAGCACGCCACCATCAAGGGCGTGGAAGTCAAAGGCCGCCTGAACCTCGATGCGCTGGGTGCGCCGCACGGTCTGTATACCCAAGGTTCGATTGCCTACGCCCACGGTCGCAATGACGACACCGGCGAGCCGCTGAACAGCGTCAACCCGCTCAAGGGCGTATTCGGCCTGGGTTACGAGCAGGAACAGTATGGAGCGCTGGTCAGCTGGACCTTGGTCAAGAAGCAGGACCGCGTCGACAACACCACTTTCTTCGCACCCGACGGCAACAAGACCAACGGTCCGTTCAAGACGCCAGGCTTTGGTGTGGTGGACCTGACCGGTTTCTACAAAGTCACCGACGAGGTGACCATCAACGGTGGCCTGTACAACCTTACCGACAAGAAATACTGGAACTGGGATGACGTGCGCAGCTACGACGGCGTCGGCGAAGCGGGCGTGACTTCCCCTGCCAGCCTGGACCGCCTGACTCAGCCGGGCCGCAACTTTGCGATCAACCTGATCTGGGATATCTAA
- a CDS encoding biliverdin-producing heme oxygenase — MTPQHPTTEASQTPLLRSQRVRELTQDLHKSLEDTVGEWAPTDTLPGFTRFVQMQYLFQSEIQALYHDPELVKLFADLPERCRVKAAQADLVDLGAQVPAAVPGALQAPSKAQALAWIRVSEGSKLGAAILFKQAVALGFSETHGARHLAEPEGGRMRGWKAFNAIFDNLPLSAEEEAEVDQASRDAFARLELLLRTVGKRATSPQPA, encoded by the coding sequence ATGACTCCCCAACACCCGACCACCGAAGCCAGCCAAACCCCTCTCCTGCGCTCCCAGCGGGTTAGAGAACTGACCCAAGACCTACACAAAAGCCTCGAGGACACCGTCGGCGAATGGGCCCCCACCGACACCCTTCCCGGCTTCACCCGTTTCGTGCAAATGCAGTACCTGTTTCAGTCGGAAATCCAGGCGCTGTACCACGACCCCGAACTGGTCAAACTGTTTGCCGACCTGCCTGAACGCTGCAGGGTAAAGGCCGCCCAAGCCGATCTGGTCGACTTGGGCGCCCAGGTTCCAGCAGCCGTTCCAGGCGCTCTACAAGCGCCGTCCAAGGCTCAGGCCCTGGCCTGGATCCGGGTATCGGAAGGTTCGAAGCTGGGTGCCGCCATCCTCTTCAAGCAAGCGGTTGCCCTGGGTTTCAGCGAAACCCACGGTGCCCGTCATCTGGCAGAACCCGAAGGTGGCCGCATGCGAGGCTGGAAAGCGTTTAATGCTATCTTCGACAACCTGCCCCTCAGTGCCGAAGAGGAAGCCGAGGTGGACCAGGCTTCCAGAGATGCCTTCGCACGTCTGGAACTGTTGTTGCGCACCGTTGGAAAACGCGCCACCAGCCCTCAGCCTGCATAA